One stretch of Juglans microcarpa x Juglans regia isolate MS1-56 chromosome 3D, Jm3101_v1.0, whole genome shotgun sequence DNA includes these proteins:
- the LOC121255293 gene encoding myrcene synthase, chloroplastic-like — protein MPTISYHLVTSRTSGSVPRAFKYCKATSSEKISSHSDINVVRQSANYHPPIWHYDYIQSLRSEYVGESCTRRIEKLKGEVRTMLHKVVDPLQQLELIDIIQRLGISYHFESDIRTILEFNIYNTNYQGGYMCKKDNLYATALAFRLLRQHGYSFPQEIFNRFKNNELGCFEQSLCDDIKGILCLYEASFLLIEGESVLEEARDFATKTLKEFIMKLNTDQKLSAMVSHALELPLHWRIQRLEARWFIDVYRSREDMNPMLLEFAELDFNMVQAVHQEDLKQMSRWWSNTSFGENLSFARDRLMENFLWTVGISFQPWFGYNRRMLTKVFSLITTIDDVYDVYGTLDELELFTDAVERWDVNAIEQLPYYMQICFLSLHNSVNEMAFDTLKEKGLNNIRYLKTAWADLCKSYLLEAKWYYSGHTPSFQEYIENAWISISAPVIMVHVYFAITNPITKEALGCLEEYSNIIHCSSMISRLADDLGTSKAEVERGDVPKSIQCHMNDTGASEEDAREYIRSLIGTTWKKFNEERTANSSPFPETFVEIVMNFARMAQCMYQHGDGHGVEYGETKDRVLALLIHPISKHQ, from the exons ATGCCCACGATCTCCTACCATCTTGTAACATCTAGAACTAGTGGCAGTGTCCCTCGTGCTTTCAAATATTGCAAGGCCACGAGCAGCGAGAAGATCTCAAGCCATTCCGATATTAATGTTGTTAGGCAATCAGCTAATTACCATCCTCCCATTTGGCACTATGATTATATCCAGTCTCTGAGAAGTGAATATGTG GGGGAATCATGCACGAGACGAATTGAGAAGTTGAAGGGAGAAGTGAGGACGATGCTTCACAAAGTGGTTGACCCTTTACAACAACTTGAGCTGATTGATATCATACAAAGGCTTGGAATATCTTATCACTTTGAGAGTGATATTAGGACAATACtagaatttaatatatataatactaattatcAAGGTGGctatatgtgcaagaaagataaTTTATACGCCACTGCTCTTGCATTTAGACTATTGAGACAACATGGATATAGCTTCCCACAAG AGATTTTCAATCGCTTCAAGAATAATGAGTTAGGATGTTTCGAGCAAAGTCTTTGTGATGACATCAAGGGAATTCTATGCTTGTATGAAGCCTCATTCCTTTTAATAGAAGGTGAAAGTGTCTTAGAAGAAGCAAGAGATTTCGCAACAAAAACACTCAAGGAGTTCATCATGAAACTAAACACGGATCAAAAGCTTTCTGCTATGGTTAGCCATGCCTTGGAGCTTCCACTGCATTGGAGGATACAAAGGTTGGAAGCACGGTGGTTCATTGATGTATATAGGAGTAGAGAAGATATGAACCCTATGTTGCTTGAGTTTGCAGAATTGGATTTCAACATGGTACAAGCAGTCCACCAAGAAGATCTGAAACAAATGTCTAG GTGGTGGAGTAACACAAGCTTTGGAGAAAATTTGAGCTTTGCAAGGGATAGGTTGATGGAAAATTTCCTATGGAcagtgggaatatcatttcagCCTTGGTTTGGATATAATAGGAGAATGTTAACAAAAGTCTTTTCACTAATAACAACAATAGATGATGTGTACGATGTATATGGCACTTTGGATGAACTTGAGCTCTTCACGGATGCTGTTGAGAG ATGGGATGTCAATGCAATAGAACAACTTCCTTATTACATGCAAATATGTTTCCTTTCTCTTCATAATTCAGTTAATGAAATGGCTTTTGACACTCTCAAGGAGAAAGGGTTGAACAACATTCGATACCTTAAAACAGCG TGGGCAGATTTATGTAAATCTTATTTGTTGGAGGCGAAGTGGTATTACAGCGGACACACACCAAGCTTTCAAGAATATATTGAAAATGCATGGATTTCAATATCAGCACCAGTTATCATGGTGCATGTTTATTTTGCTATCACAAATCCGATAACAAAGGAAGCCTTGGGTTGCTTGGAAGAGTATTCGAATATAATCCATTGCTCATCAATGATTTCCCGACTTGCTGATGATCTTGGAACATCTAAG GCTGAGGTAGAGAGAGGTGATGTTCCTAAATCGATCCAATGCCATATGAATGATACTGGTGCCAGTGAAGAAGATGCTCGTGAGTACATAAGATCTTTGATTGGTACAACGTGGAAAAAGTTTAATGAAGAACGCACAGCCAATAGTTCTCCCTTTCCGGAAACATTTGTTGAGATTGTAATGAACTTTGCAAGGATGGCTCAATGCATGTACCAGCACGGAGATGGGCATGGCGTTGAATACGGTGAAACTAAAGACCGCGTGTTAGCATTACTGATTCATCCCATTTCCAAACACCAATGA